Proteins from a single region of Flavobacterium sp. YJ01:
- a CDS encoding polyprenol monophosphomannose synthase, translated as MNDSIVIIPTYNEIENIESIVRAVLSQHKSFHLLIIDDNSPDHTANKVIALQEEFPGKLFLEQRAKKSGLGTAYVHGFKWALERDYQFIFEMDADFSHNPNDLEKLYDACHFGGADLAIGSRYVTGVNVVNWPLSRVLMSYFASVYVKFITGMKIHDATAGFVCYKREVLEKINLNKIKFVGYAFQIEMKYRTYCGKFQITEVPIIFTDRTKGVSKMSNAIIKEAILGVISLRLRKLVNSL; from the coding sequence TATTGTAAGAGCCGTACTTTCGCAACACAAATCTTTTCATCTGCTTATTATTGATGATAATTCTCCTGATCATACTGCAAATAAAGTAATTGCATTACAGGAAGAATTTCCAGGAAAACTTTTTTTAGAACAACGAGCTAAAAAATCAGGATTAGGAACAGCTTACGTTCACGGCTTTAAATGGGCTTTAGAACGCGATTATCAATTCATTTTTGAAATGGATGCCGACTTTTCACACAATCCAAATGATTTAGAAAAATTATACGACGCTTGTCATTTTGGCGGAGCAGATTTAGCGATTGGTTCTCGTTATGTTACCGGAGTAAATGTTGTAAATTGGCCGTTAAGCCGTGTTTTGATGTCTTATTTTGCATCAGTTTACGTGAAATTTATCACCGGAATGAAAATTCATGACGCCACTGCGGGTTTTGTATGTTACAAAAGAGAAGTTCTGGAGAAAATCAATTTGAATAAAATAAAATTTGTTGGCTACGCGTTTCAAATTGAAATGAAATACAGAACGTATTGCGGTAAATTTCAAATTACAGAAGTGCCAATTATTTTTACAGATAGAACAAAAGGAGTTTCTAAAATGAGTAATGCTATTATTAAAGAAGCTATACTTGGCGTAATTTCACTTAGATTAAGAAAATTAGTCAATTCATTATAA